The Quercus robur chromosome 7, dhQueRobu3.1, whole genome shotgun sequence genome has a segment encoding these proteins:
- the LOC126693126 gene encoding T-complex protein 1 subunit alpha: MGTLDILGDRQSGQDVRTQNVMACGAVANIVKSSLGPVGLDKMLVDDIGDVTITNDGATILKMLEVEHPAAKVLVELAELQDREVGDGTTSVVIIAAELLKRANDLVRNNIHPTSIISGYRLAMREACKYVEEKLAVKVEKLGKDCLINCAKTSMSSKLISGDSDFFANLVVEAVQSVKMTNARGEVKYPIKGINVLKAHGKSAKDSYLLNGYALNTGRAAQGMPIRVAPAKIACLDFNLQKTKMQMGVQVLVTDPRELEKIREREADMTKERIQRLLKAGANVVLTTKGIDDMALKYFVEAGAIAVRRVRKEDMRHVAKATGATMVSTFADMEGEESFDSSLLGSADEVVEERIADDDVILIKGTKTTSAVSLILRGANDYMLDEMERALHDSLSIVKRTLESNTVVAGGGAVEAALSGYLECLATTLGSREQLAIAEFAESLLIIPKVLAVNAAKDATDLVAKLRAYHTIAQTHADKKHLSSMGLDLLKGTVRNNLETGVIEPAMSKVKIIQFATEAAITILRIDDMIKLVKDESQGNED; encoded by the exons ATGGGAACCCTTGACATTCTTGGCGACCGCCAGTCTGGTCAGGACGTTCGCACCCAAAACG TGATGGCGTGTGGAGCAGTTGCTAATATTGTCAAATCCTCACTAGGTCCTGTTGGTCTCGACAAG ATGCTTGTTGATGATATTGGAGATGTGACAATTACTAATGATGGTGCTACAATACTCAAGATGTTAGAAGTTGAGCACCCCGCTGCTAAG GTACTCGTGGAGTTGGCTGAGCTTCAAGACCGAGAAGTTGGAGATGGGACAACATCAGTGGTCATTATTGCTGCGGAGTTGCTGAAG AGAGCAAATGATTTGGTGAGGAACAACATTCACCCTACATCAATAATCAGTGGTTACAGa CTTGCTATGAGGGAGGCATGCAAATATGTGGAGGAAAAATTGGCCGTGAAG GTTGAAAAGCTTGGAAAAGATTGTCTAATTAACTGTGCCAAGACAAGCATGTCCTCAAAGTTGATATCTGGTGACAGTGACTTCTTTGCAAATCTG GTTGTGGAAGCTGTGCAATCTGTTAAAATGACGAATGCAAGGGGGGAAGTCAAATACCCAATTAAG GGAATTAATGTTTTGAAAGCTCATGGCAAAAGTGCAAAAGATAGCTATCTTTTGAATGGGTATGCTCTAAATACGGGTCGTGCTGCCCAAGGAATGCCTATTAGAGTTGCCCCTGCAAAGATTGCTTGTCTTGACTTTAATCTTCAGAAAACAAAGATGCAAATGGGTGTCCAAGTCTTAGTTACTGATCCCAGGGAGCTTGAAAAAATTCGTGAAAG AGAAGCCGATATGACCAAAGAACGCATTCAGAGACTTTTGAAAGCTGGAGCCAATGTTGTTCTGACAACAAAGGGGATTGATGACATGGCACTCAAG TACTTTGTTGAGGCTGGGGCCATTGCTGTGAGACGTGTTCGCAAGGAGGATATGCGCCATGTTGCCAAGGCAACAGGTGCGACCATG GTCTCAACATTTGCTGATATGGAGGGAGAGGAATCATTTGACTCTTCACTGTTAGGATCTGCAGATGAAGTTGTTGAGGAACGCATTGCTGATGATGATGTAATATTGATAAAGGGGACTAAAACTACAAGTGCA GTTTCCTTGATCCTCCGAGGGGCGAATGACTATATGCTTGATGAGATGGAGAGAGCTCTGCATGATTCTCTTTCTATTGTTAAAAGGACCCTTGAATCCAATACG GTTGTTGCAGGTGGAGGTGCAGTTGAGGCTGCCTTGTCTGGGTATTTGGAGTGCCTTGCAACAACTTTAGGATCCCGTGAACAGTTGGCAATTGCAGAATTTGCCGAATCTTTGTTAATTATCCCAAAG GTGCTTGCCGTCAATGCTGCCAAGGATGCCACCGATTTAGTTGCAAAACTACGGGCTTACCATACCATAGCACAAACCCATGCTGATAAGAAGCATTTATCCAG CATGGGACTGGACCTTTTGAAGGGAACAGTTCGTAACAACTTAGAAACCGGAGTCATTGAGCCTGCGATGAGTAAAGTGAAGATAATTCAG TTTGCGACTGAAGCAGCAATAACAATTCTTCGAATTGATGACATGATCAAGCTTGTCAAAGATGAAAGTCAGGGCAATGAGGATTAG